The Pseudodesulfovibrio sediminis genome includes the window GCTCCTCCCCCATGCGCCTGAGATCAAAATCGGAATACCGGGACTCAAAGCCGAAATCCGCATGCAGGGTCAGGTTCACGATGGGGACATCGTCGATCTCCACCGGCTTGACCACCCACCCGGACACGATATTCGGAGCCAGATCGGAATTTTTCAGGATGGTGTTGTGCAACTTGATGAGCGAATCCTCGCGGTCTTCACCCACGAAAAACCGGACCGTCACCGAGGTCATGTCCTTTTTGGAAACGGAATAGACATACTCCACGCCGTCGATCTGCCAGAGCAGCCGCTCCAGAGGGGTGGTCACCAGCTTCTCCACCTCTTCGGCGGTAGCGCCCGGCACCTGAACCAGCACATCGGCCATGGGAACCACAATCTGCGGCTCTTCTTCACGCGGGGTAACCATGATGGCCGCGACCCCGAGCACGATGGCGGCCATGGCCAGAATAACGGACATCTGCGAGGTCAGAAAAAAATGGACGAAAGACGACAGAAAGCCTTTGACCTGGGGCGTTTCCTCGCTCATTGCTGGCCTCCCTCAACCGGCCCTGCAAGCCCCACGACTTCGCCGCCGGACAGACCGGACAGCACTTCCACACGGTCGCCGTACACCTTGCCTGTCCGCACATGCACAGGCTGCCACTCCTGCTCCGTCTGCACCATGACGGTCTCAAGCTGCCCCACGCGCATGACGGCGGCCTCGAGCACCAGAACACTCTCCACCTCACCCAGCGGCACCATAAGCCGCCCGAACATGCCGGGATACAGGCCCGGGACTTCGGGCAGACGAACCTTGACCATAAAGGAACGGGTCACGGGATCGGCCAACGGCTCGATCTCCTCCACCGTGCCGGAGAGAGGGTCGTTGCCCAGTGCGGTGACCTGAACAATCATGGAGTCACCGAGTTTGACCTTACCGATGAGAGATTCACGGACCATGGCCTCCAGATGCAGAGAGCCTCCGGTATGCAGGGTGAGCAACTCCTTGCCCGGAAACGCCAGATCTCCGGGGTCGACCAGTCGCTTGGCCACCTCGCCCGAATCCTGCGCCATGATGGTGGTGTATCCAAGCCCGATTTCGGCTTCCTGAACCACTTCCCCTGCCTCGCGAGTGCGGGCCTGAGCAGCGGCCACGCCCTGTTTGGCCTGGCTGAGATGCGCCTTGGCCTGCAGAAATGCGGACTCGGCTTTTTCGACTTCTTCTGCGGTGACCACTTTCTGATCGTGCAGTGTGCTCATGCGTTGGTAGGTGGTGTCGGCCTTGGCGTAGGCGGCCTGGGCGGCAGCAAGCACGCTTTCGGCCTGGCTGACCATGCTCGCCGCCGAGGATTTGGCCTGACGCGAGCGTTCAAGCCGAGACTTGGATGCCCGGCTGTCGAGCACCACGAGATCATCACCGGCCGCGACCTTGTCTCCGGGCCTGACCAGCACCTTGAGCACCCGACCCGTGACCATCGCTTCCACGCGAACATCGGTCTTGGCCTGCACCGTACCCACGGCGTCATAGAGACGCGGCAGGATGGCCCGCTCTGCCACAACAGTGGACGAGGGCGTAAAGGTGGAGTGCTTTGTACCTGTTGATACG containing:
- a CDS encoding efflux RND transporter periplasmic adaptor subunit; its protein translation is MMKKALMILLLVWVLSLSACGSDPVSTGTKHSTFTPSSTVVAERAILPRLYDAVGTVQAKTDVRVEAMVTGRVLKVLVRPGDKVAAGDDLVVLDSRASKSRLERSRQAKSSAASMVSQAESVLAAAQAAYAKADTTYQRMSTLHDQKVVTAEEVEKAESAFLQAKAHLSQAKQGVAAAQARTREAGEVVQEAEIGLGYTTIMAQDSGEVAKRLVDPGDLAFPGKELLTLHTGGSLHLEAMVRESLIGKVKLGDSMIVQVTALGNDPLSGTVEEIEPLADPVTRSFMVKVRLPEVPGLYPGMFGRLMVPLGEVESVLVLEAAVMRVGQLETVMVQTEQEWQPVHVRTGKVYGDRVEVLSGLSGGEVVGLAGPVEGGQQ